The DNA segment ACTAATAAAGGTTCTAGTGTTGCTAATGGTGTGGTTGTTGAAGAGTTGATTCCTAATGGTTTAACTTTAATAAATAATAGTTGGGATACTAGTCAATGGACTAAAGTTGGCAATACCTGGAAACTTATTAATGGGTTAAATGGTGGATCTAGTGCTGTTTTAAAACTTGTATTTACTGTTAATGGTAATGTTACCGGTGCAATTTCTAATGTGGTTATTGTTAAGTCTAATGAAACAGGTAATGGTACTAATGTTTCTAATAACAATACTACTCTTACTAATGT comes from the Methanobrevibacter oralis genome and includes:
- a CDS encoding DUF11 domain-containing protein → TNKGSSVANGVVVEELIPNGLTLINNSWDTSQWTKVGNTWKLINGLNGGSSAVLKLVFTVNGNVTGAISNVVIVKSNETGNGTNVSNNNTTLTNVSLNVTKVSDKAMVNVGENLTYTITVTNKGSSVANGVVVEELIPNGLTLINNSWDTSQWTKVGNTWKLINGLNGGSSAVLKLVFTVNG